ACGGTGATTTTTTCACTATCAGACCGGATGTTTATTTAAATGATGGAAAAATATTTGAAGCATTCAAGTATGGTGTTAACGGAACGGATACTTTTAAACTCGCACCTTATGGCAGCGATGCCATGAATTTTCCTGACGCTAACGTGGATATTATTTATACAAAAGTATGTCCGCTGTATATGAGCAGTTATGCTGCTAAAGGAAGGCTAACGGTAGTGGATACTGGTTTTGCAGGATCTATTAACGCTGCTTTTGCAAAGTATACCGTTAATGCAGCACTGGATCCCGCAGATAGCACTACTTTAATCCTTACCGGATGGGGAGGTGTTGCCGGCGCAGTGGTGAAAATAAAAGCAATACTACGTACACAAGGCGCCACCGTACCTGTGCAGGTATACGCACCTACTTACGGCGGATTGCCTTATCATAATTTTGCGGTGCAGGGCAAGGGGGCATTTAATGCCTGCGATACCAGTATTTCATTGCAGATTACCAATACTGTTGCGGAGGGCAGTTTTGGTGCGACAGGTGTACAAATAAGCGCCGGACAATAACGGAAGTGAATATATGTTGATGAAAAAGAGGAGCTGCCCCGATTGGGATAGCTCCTCTTTTTTTTGTGATGGCTATATAAATCAGCATGTAATATATTTATTGTAATGACATGTTAAGTGTCAAACTTATCAAGTTTGCATCATAATGAATCGGGAGCATATAAAAATACAACCTTAGTTGTAGTAACAAGTATTTTTAAATTTCCCTATCTTGCAACTGGTTTTAAATAATATTTAACAAATCCAAATCTGAGCGAGTAACAAAACCAAAGTCTAAACAACGGAATCTAATACAACAAAATTTTAATACAACAACACTGGTACAACAAATTTTAATACAACGAAACTAAACGACGAATTTAAACAACAAATCTAAACAGAGTAAATGTTTGACCCGGCTTGTTAATTGAGTTTTTGCTTACAACAATATGTTATAGTGTATTGCAGCCTATGCTGAGTGAAAAAATAGATCCTTATGCCTAATCGTATATTTTCTATTTAAACAGTATATGTTCTACCTGTTTGCAATTCTGCTCTTAAGCCAGACTACGTTTCTGTGTCCATTATTCAAGGTTAACTGAAATATCTATTCAAATCTAAATTGCTTATGAAAAGAGGATTACTCTTATGGCTTCTCATGGCCATCAGCGTCTTGCATGTATATGCGCAAACGCGAACGATTACGGGCAAGGTTACAGATGCAAAGGATGGTTCACCCCTTCCTGGCGTTACTGTTGTAGCAAAGGGTTCCGGGAAAGGAGTCCTAACTACTGCAGATGGCACCTTTCAATTCCCCAACGTAAAACAGGGCGCTACGCTGGTATTTTCCTTTGTTGGTTATGTCAGCAAAGACGTTTACGCCGAATCTACTAACATTAATGTAAGCCTGGACCAGGACAAAAAACAACTCGGGGAAATTGTGGTAACAGCTGCAGGGCTGAAACGCAACGAATCATCACTGGGTTATTCTGTGACTACCATTAAGCCGGATGTGATTGTTCAGAAATCTGAGCCCGACATGCTGAAAGGTTTGCAGGGTAAAGTTGCAGGTGTGGATATCCGCGTTTCGCAGGGTACTCCCGGCGCCGCTACCCGTATCAACATCCGCGGTAATACTTCCTTCTTTGGTAATAACGAACCACTGATCGTAGTAGATGGGACTCCTTACAATAACGACCAAGTAACTACCTCCAGTCAAACTTCCGGTGGTGGTGCTTACTCCAGTGGTTTATCCTCCCTCGATCCCAATGATATTGCTTCCATGACAGTGCTGAAAGGTGCTGCTGCTGCGGCTTTGTATGGTTCCCGTGCATCCAATGGTGCGGTGATCATCACTACTAAATCGGGTAGCCCTTCTTTATCTAAAAGAAAACTGGAAGTGACCTATAGCTCTTCCCTGGCTTTTGAAAAAGTAGCGAATCTACCTAAATACCAGAACGATTACGGAACAGGTAGCAGCTTTGCATATGCAAATGCCAATGGTTCCTGGGGTTCCAAATTCGGCTCTCAGGATTCAGTGCCGGTATGGCCTGATTACCTGGATGCCTTCCCGGATCTGTTTCCTGCATCCGGCAATATGGCTTACAAAGCAGTGCCGAATAACGTAAAAGATCTGTTCAGAACAGGTATTGTTACTGAAAATTCAGTGAGCATTAATGGTGGTTCGGAAAAATCTTCTCTCAGTGCTACTGCTTCCTATCTTAACCAGGATGGTTATGTTCCCAATTCATCTTTCAACAGAGCAAACATGGCTGTGGGCGGCATTACCCGCTTAGTCAATGGCTTAACGATGAGTGGAAACTTCAGTTATAGCAAAAGCAATCAACTGGGTAGTATTTTTGGTGAAAACCAGGTAGACGGTGCTGCCTCTTCATTTGCACGTAACCTGTTCCTGGGAAGAAACTGGGATATTGCAGGTTTACCATATGAAGATGCTAACGGAAATCCAATATCTACCAGCGTATCCCAATATGATAACCCGCTTTGGGCATTCAGACACAATACGGTTAATACACAAACTGACCGCTTTGTTGCCAACATGAAACTGAACTATGACATCAAACCATGGTTTAATGTAAGTTATCAGCTGGGTACAAATACCAATTCATTTTTAAGAAAAGAAGTTGTTGACATAGGTTCCAGGGCAGCAGAAAATATCGGTCGTGTTGTTCAGCAGAACTATAAATTCACCGAAATTGAATCTAACCTGTTAGGTACTTTTACGCCCAGGATCAATAATGATTTTGGTCTGCGTTTCACTGTAGGACATAACGTGAACCAACGTGTTACCAACTCACAGATCACTACAGGTAAAGGTATCGTGGTACCGGGCATTTATTCTATGTCTAATACGGCTACTGTTTTACCAACGGAGGATAACCTGATTCAGCGGAGACTGTGGGGCGTTTTCGGAGATCTGGCGCTTGACTACAAGAAATGGATTTACCTGGAACTGACCGGCCGTAATGACTGGTCTTCTACCCTGCCATCAAATAACCGCAGCTATTTTTATCCAAGTGTAGCTACCTCTTTCATATTTACAGAAGCATTAAATATGCACAGCAATTTCCTGAACTATGGTAAGTTGCGTGCCAGCTGGGCTAAGGTAGGTCGTGATGCATCTCCTTATTCCCTGGGTAATACATTCATTGTAAATACACCGTTCCTTGGCAAATCCGGTGCTATACAGGATCCTACAGCAGGTAATCCTAATCTGAAACCGGAGTTTACCCGTGATTATGAAATTGGTGCCACACTCGAATTTGCTGATCGTCGTGTAACCCTGGATGCTGCCTGGTATAACCGCTTGTCTACAAACCAGATTGCGCCGATTTCAATTGCTCCTTCTTCCGGTTTTACTGCCGTGTATGATAACTTCGGTTCACTCTCCAACAAAGGTGTGGAAATAGACCTGAATGTTATTCCTGTCAGAACAAAAGATCTGACCTGGAGCCTGCATGGTATTTTCACCAAAAACAGGAGTGTAGTTGAGTCGCTGTTACCAGGTGTTGACCGGTTGATGCTGGGCGGTGTACTGAATACCATCAGCCCTTACCTGGAAGCAGGCAAGCCTTACGGCTATCTGCGCGGTACCGTGAATGAAAGAGATAAGAATGGTAACCTGTTAGTTGACCCAAGTACAGGATTATTGATTGAAGCGAAGGATCAACAAATGATTGGTGATCCCAATGCAGACTTCAAAGCTGGTCTGAGTACTACTATCAACTATAAAGGTTTCTTCCTGAATGCATTGTTTGACCTGACAAGAGGTGGAGATATTTACTCCGTAACAGTTAGCTCTTTACTGGGACGTGGTGTAACAATGGACACCAGGGATCGTGAAAATATGTTCATCATTCCGGGATTCTATGGTGATGCAAATACAGGATTGCCAATACTGGATGCGAAAGGAGAACAGGTGCGCAATACTACACAGGTAAGTTTATTCGAAATGTATTTTGGTAATTCATTCGCTATTAACTCTGCTACAGAGTGGAATGTGTATGATGCAACTGTTTATACTTTCCGTGAGCTGACTATTGGGTACGATTTCCCGAAACAACTGTTTAGCAAAACGCCCATCGGCGGACTGACACTGACACTTACCGGCCGTAACCTTTGGTACCTGGCGCCTAATCTGCCTAAGTACACAAACTTTAATCCGGAAGTAGCCAGTTTTGGTAATACAAATGTGCAGGGTATTGAATTGTCCGGAGCGCCGACTACCCGTCGTTTTGGCGTGAACCTGAAAGCTACCTTTTAATAATCACGAAAACACTTGAACTGATGAAAAGATTAAAATTCAGATATATATTTTTAGGAATGCTGATCGTGGGTACGGGTTGTACAAAGGGTTTCCTTGATATTAATAAGGATCCGAACAATCCTGCGAAAGTGTCTTTGTCGCAGTTGTTACCTACTGCTGAGCAGGGGCTGTCTTCCAGCCTCGGTTTTACAAACGACAATGCCGGTGTGCGCGGTTTAACAGAAGTGTTGGCTGTATATACGCATCAGATGACTGTGCGTGAAGATCCGGACAAGTACAATGCAACAGGTACTGACTTCAGTATTGATAATAGCTGGACAAACTTCTGGAGTGGTAACCCCGCCCAGGCGCCCAGCTCCGATGTAATCGGTACTATGCAGAACCTGGAAGTGATGATTGCGCAGGCTACTGCCGGCGATAATAAAATTTATGCAGGTATCGGAAAAATACTGAAAGCATATGGTGTAAGCCAGTTTGTGGATGCATATGGTGATGTTCCTTATACAGAAGCTACCAAGTTTGGAGAAACCGGTAACAGGTATCCTGCATTTGATAAAGGAAGCGAAGTATATCCGAAATTACTGGCGCTGCTGGATGAAGCTATTGCAGATCTGCAGGATAATGGAGCTGCCAACACAGCTGTTCCTGAGGCTGATGATCTTTTCTATGGTGGTAAACCCGCTTTATGGATTAGTGCAGCAAAAACAATTAAGCTGAAACTGTACAACCAGTTAAGATTAGTGCAGGATGTTTCTGCACCTGTTAATGCACTGATTACCGGTGGTGGCCTGATAAGTTCTACCGCTAATAGCTTCATGATGAAATATACCAGTGTAAGCTCTCCGGATAGCCGTAACCCCGGTTTTGCTGATTATGTAGCTACACAGAAAAGTCACTATCAAAGCCCCTGGTTTTATGAAATCCTGAAAGGATATAACAAACAGATCTTTACAGGTATCGTAGATCCGCGTGTTCCTTATTATTTCTTCAATCAGCTGACTCCCGATGGAGCACCGCAGAACGGAACTGAATACCGTGATGGTGGTTTCGTTTCTATTTATTTTGGTTCTACCGGTCCTAACCGCGATAAATCCAATGATAAAAGTATGAGCGTAGCCGGTATCTATCCTATAGGCGGCCGTTACGATGATGGCGATGCAGTAGCCGTATCTGCTACAAATGCTACCGGAGCTGCACCGTTAAGGTTGTTAACGTATGCGGATCGTTTGTTCATCGAAGCAGAATTGATCAATGCAAAAATTATAGCCGGTGATGCCAAAGCAAAATTATCTGCAGCTATTGATGCATCTATGGCCCAGGTAGACTATGTAGTAAACCTGGCTAAAGGAGCACAAGCTGTTCCTGCATTAGGCGGAACAGACGAAGCGGTTGCTTACCGTGATGCGATATTGCAAGCATATGATCAGGCAGGTACTGATGCACGTAAACTGGAAATTATAATAACTCAAAAGTGGATCCAGAGCTTTGGCTTTAGCTGTGATCAATACACTGATTACCGTCGTACCGGTTATCCTGTATTGTTTGATCCTGCTAATCCTGTACAGGCACCAGGTGGTTTTGCCCAACCTCCGATAAACGGAGATCCGATTCATCCGGGCGCTCAGGCTAAAGTGAAGGTAATCAACGGTAAAAAATATCCTTTATCCCTTCCATGGCCGGCAAGTGAGGCGAATGTGAATCCAAATACACCACCGGCAAAATCTCCGGATGTAGCACCGGTTTTCTGGGATAAAAACTAGGTTTTAAGTTATTTAAAAAAGAAAGTTTATGAAGAGAATATTCAGTTTAATCATATTAACAGGATTGGTAGTCACGTTTTACGCTTGTCGTAAAAATGATAATCCAAAACTTCCTGAAGGTATCACCAAAGGGGTACTGCCTCAATTAGTACAGGACGATACCAGGGAAGTACTTATACAGGAAATGGCCGACTTTAACAGTGCGTTCTCTATGGATCTCTATTTTAAAGATGGAGAGAAACCAAAAAAGATGGACCTGAAAGTGGCTATGGATGGCGACTATACCAATGTAAAAACCCTGCAGGCAGATATCACCACCTTCCCTGTAAAACAGGAAGTTACGGGTGTACAACTGGCGCAGCTGTTTGGTATAGCACCGGAAGATGTAACAACCGGTCAGTATTTCGAAATAAGACCCGATATTACACTCCCTGATGGTTCCGTATTACCTGCATTCCAGCAGTTAATAATTGATGGAGTACCTACCAATACTGAACCTTATGGTAGCGATGGATTGAACTTCCCTGAATCAAATGTAACGATCACCTACAAAAAGGTTTGTCCATTGAAACTGGAAGAATATCTGGGTACAGACAATATCCTGACCGTAGATGATAAGGATTTCTATGAAGCCAGTTACCCGGTAACAGTGAAAATTGAAGGAAATACCTGGACATTTAAAGGATGGGTGGAACTGCCGAATGCTGTAGTTACCATGACATTAGATCCACGTACATACAAGGTTACCTTTAAGAAACAGATCTATGCGCCTTTGGCTCCGGAGCTTGGCCCTTATCACGACTGGACAATAGAAGGTAAAGGAGATATCAACCCCTGTGATACTTCCATCACGGTTTCTCTTAACAACTCTGTGAAAGAAGGTGGATTTGGTACTGTCAGTGTCAAGATTTTCAAGAAATCAAACTAAACATACGCGTTACTATCGCTAACGATTATACGTAAATAAGAACTGAAATGAACCGCCCCGATTTTTATTGGGGCGGTTCATTTATGCCCCTGTATGATAAAGGTATTTTTAGTTATAACACTTTTGTGGGGTGCTGCTTTAATCATTTTGCATAAAAAAATCCTCACTGGTATTTTCACCAGTGAGGATTTTTTTTATGTAGATGAATATTTGTTGTGTGTTACTTGATCACTTCTTTCAACTTCGCTTCCAGTGCGGGTCCTCTCAGGTTAGCGGCAATAATTTTGCCCTGGGGATCCAGCAGGTAATTGGTAGGGATAGCGTTGATACCATATAAAGGTACAACCGCAGAATCCCAGAATTTAAGATCACTTACATGACTCCAGGTAAGGCCATCCTGTTGGATAGCGGCCAACCACTGATCTTTTGTTTTATCCAGTGATACACCCAGGATGGTGAAATTTTTACCCTTGTATTGTTGGTAAGCATTTACCACATTAGGATTTTCCTGGCGGCAGGGACCACACCAGCTGGCCCAGAAATCAATCAATACATATTTGCCACGGAAAGATTTCAGGCTGATCATTTTGCCGGACGGATCAGGCAATGTAAAATCGGGGGCTACTTCACCTACTTTCATAGCAGAAGGTTCCTGACCACCGGCAGCATCGCTGTCCTGTGCGCCGCTGCCCTGTGCTTTTTCCAGTTCCGCAATTTTTTCGGTCATGCTTTTCACCAGCGTATTCTTTGGAAAGCGGGTAGTAAGACTGGTAATCACTTGCTTGTGTGCCATGATTTCCTCTCCGCTTCTTACCTGGCTAACGGCAAACACTGCATTGGCAGGGTTTTTTGTTTTTTCTGCCAGATCAAAAAATCCTTCTTCAAAATCTTTTTCTTTCTTTTGGAGAGCTGCCAGTTGTGGCTGGAATACGCTGTCTGGTATACCGGCGGTGTGCAGGCTATCCAGTTTACGCATCTCTTCTGTGAGTGCAATATTTTTCTGACTGATATCAAGCAGGAACTGTTGTAGTTCAGCAGTGGCTTCTGAGCCGGAAACGGTGAGTTTCTCCAGGTTGTTAGCATCGCCTTCCAGTTTCATATCACCGGCATCGAGTGCGAGCAGTATGAATTTACCATTCTCAAAACGGATGCGGTACAGCCCTTGCTCGGGTACCATACCTTTCAGTGTAAAGTTACCGGCGGCATCTTTTACATTGGTAGAGTCTACCACTTTCAAACTTTCCAGGGTCAGCTCTTCCAGTACCACCGGTCCAAGTGGAAGATTTGTAAAATGACCTTCTATTTTAAATTCTCCTTTTTCCTGTTGTCCGGCGCATCCTGCCAGAAATGCTCCCACGGATATCCACAATAAGTATTTTTTCATGCTGCTTTTTTTAATCGTTTTGCTGACCTATGATTGATCAATATAAGTTAAATATTTTCAAGGGTATCAACCTTTGAGTTTTTCTGTCAGCAGCTCGTTGGTGAGTCGTGGATCTGCTTTTCCTTTCGACAACTTCATTACTTCGCCTACAAACAAGGCCATCAGACCTTTTTTGCCGCCTCTGAAGGCCGCTACTTTGTCAGGATATTTTGCCAGTACTTCGTCGATGATCGGTGTAATATTATCTGCATTATGATCCTGCAACAGGTTGAGCCGGGTGGCGATGGCCAGCGGGTCTTCCGGTGCATTGATCATTTCCGGTAAGATCCTGGAGGATGCAATGGAAAAGCTGACTTTCCCGCTATCGGTCAAGCCGATTAAAGCGCCCAGTGCTGTGGGTGTAACCGGAAATTGTGTGATATCTTTTGCGCCTTCGTTGAGATAAGATTTCACCGGGCCCAGGATCCAGTTGGCCGCTGCCTTGTAATGGGTGGTATTGGCGGTCAGTCCTTCGAAATAATCAGCGGTGGCTTTATCATCGCAGATAACGCGGGCATCATATTCCGGCA
The Chitinophaga sp. MM2321 DNA segment above includes these coding regions:
- a CDS encoding SusC/RagA family TonB-linked outer membrane protein encodes the protein MKRGLLLWLLMAISVLHVYAQTRTITGKVTDAKDGSPLPGVTVVAKGSGKGVLTTADGTFQFPNVKQGATLVFSFVGYVSKDVYAESTNINVSLDQDKKQLGEIVVTAAGLKRNESSLGYSVTTIKPDVIVQKSEPDMLKGLQGKVAGVDIRVSQGTPGAATRINIRGNTSFFGNNEPLIVVDGTPYNNDQVTTSSQTSGGGAYSSGLSSLDPNDIASMTVLKGAAAAALYGSRASNGAVIITTKSGSPSLSKRKLEVTYSSSLAFEKVANLPKYQNDYGTGSSFAYANANGSWGSKFGSQDSVPVWPDYLDAFPDLFPASGNMAYKAVPNNVKDLFRTGIVTENSVSINGGSEKSSLSATASYLNQDGYVPNSSFNRANMAVGGITRLVNGLTMSGNFSYSKSNQLGSIFGENQVDGAASSFARNLFLGRNWDIAGLPYEDANGNPISTSVSQYDNPLWAFRHNTVNTQTDRFVANMKLNYDIKPWFNVSYQLGTNTNSFLRKEVVDIGSRAAENIGRVVQQNYKFTEIESNLLGTFTPRINNDFGLRFTVGHNVNQRVTNSQITTGKGIVVPGIYSMSNTATVLPTEDNLIQRRLWGVFGDLALDYKKWIYLELTGRNDWSSTLPSNNRSYFYPSVATSFIFTEALNMHSNFLNYGKLRASWAKVGRDASPYSLGNTFIVNTPFLGKSGAIQDPTAGNPNLKPEFTRDYEIGATLEFADRRVTLDAAWYNRLSTNQIAPISIAPSSGFTAVYDNFGSLSNKGVEIDLNVIPVRTKDLTWSLHGIFTKNRSVVESLLPGVDRLMLGGVLNTISPYLEAGKPYGYLRGTVNERDKNGNLLVDPSTGLLIEAKDQQMIGDPNADFKAGLSTTINYKGFFLNALFDLTRGGDIYSVTVSSLLGRGVTMDTRDRENMFIIPGFYGDANTGLPILDAKGEQVRNTTQVSLFEMYFGNSFAINSATEWNVYDATVYTFRELTIGYDFPKQLFSKTPIGGLTLTLTGRNLWYLAPNLPKYTNFNPEVASFGNTNVQGIELSGAPTTRRFGVNLKATF
- a CDS encoding SusD/RagB family nutrient-binding outer membrane lipoprotein, which produces MKRLKFRYIFLGMLIVGTGCTKGFLDINKDPNNPAKVSLSQLLPTAEQGLSSSLGFTNDNAGVRGLTEVLAVYTHQMTVREDPDKYNATGTDFSIDNSWTNFWSGNPAQAPSSDVIGTMQNLEVMIAQATAGDNKIYAGIGKILKAYGVSQFVDAYGDVPYTEATKFGETGNRYPAFDKGSEVYPKLLALLDEAIADLQDNGAANTAVPEADDLFYGGKPALWISAAKTIKLKLYNQLRLVQDVSAPVNALITGGGLISSTANSFMMKYTSVSSPDSRNPGFADYVATQKSHYQSPWFYEILKGYNKQIFTGIVDPRVPYYFFNQLTPDGAPQNGTEYRDGGFVSIYFGSTGPNRDKSNDKSMSVAGIYPIGGRYDDGDAVAVSATNATGAAPLRLLTYADRLFIEAELINAKIIAGDAKAKLSAAIDASMAQVDYVVNLAKGAQAVPALGGTDEAVAYRDAILQAYDQAGTDARKLEIIITQKWIQSFGFSCDQYTDYRRTGYPVLFDPANPVQAPGGFAQPPINGDPIHPGAQAKVKVINGKKYPLSLPWPASEANVNPNTPPAKSPDVAPVFWDKN
- a CDS encoding TlpA disulfide reductase family protein, yielding MKKYLLWISVGAFLAGCAGQQEKGEFKIEGHFTNLPLGPVVLEELTLESLKVVDSTNVKDAAGNFTLKGMVPEQGLYRIRFENGKFILLALDAGDMKLEGDANNLEKLTVSGSEATAELQQFLLDISQKNIALTEEMRKLDSLHTAGIPDSVFQPQLAALQKKEKDFEEGFFDLAEKTKNPANAVFAVSQVRSGEEIMAHKQVITSLTTRFPKNTLVKSMTEKIAELEKAQGSGAQDSDAAGGQEPSAMKVGEVAPDFTLPDPSGKMISLKSFRGKYVLIDFWASWCGPCRQENPNVVNAYQQYKGKNFTILGVSLDKTKDQWLAAIQQDGLTWSHVSDLKFWDSAVVPLYGINAIPTNYLLDPQGKIIAANLRGPALEAKLKEVIK